The Desulfovibrio sp. genome window below encodes:
- a CDS encoding copper-translocating P-type ATPase, with amino-acid sequence MEKRTVPVKGMHCASCSSRIERAVGQMPGVSQASVNLASETMEVAFDPAAVTLPVIAERVKELGFEAVLPETSGVVRLAIGGMHCASCSRRIEKVVGDLSGVAAMRVNLATETGEVELLPQGPTLDVVIGTIAGLGFTATPLQDEDESLYEAQQRESAEKLAAQKRALGPQLVLGALVLTVAMGPMVGLPLPSFMAPQSAPAAYALLQLALTAPLIWLGRRFYTGGIPALLRGGPNMDSLIALGTGAAFAASLWSTLEILLGHDAGHKVHELYYESAAVIIALISLGKYFESRSKAQTTAAVRSLLSLAPDTATLITNGAMSTVPVNKVRPGDMVLVKPGERVPVDGVVVEGVSEVDESMLTGESLPVAKAAGDLLNSGTFNTVGALTMRAERVGQDTVLARIIRLVREAQGSKAPIASLADRVSLYFVPVVMALAVGAALAWLIAGEGWPFALRIFVSVMVIACPCAMGLATPTSIMVGTGRGARLGVLIKSGRALEAASAVSAVVLDKTGTLTLGKPLLTDVIPLAEETSQHVLAQAAAVEMLSAHPLGQAVVQAAQVRQLDIPPASEGVAVPGQGVAAKVIGTRVLVGRLGWLAGEGVLRPEDIESQGATLAAAGKTPLYVAESGRVIGILAVADALRPESPGVVSELSSMGIRVVMLTGDNTRTAKAVALAAGVSEVQSEMPPEGKAATVNALRAEGLTVAMVGDGINDAPALAAADVGISMGTGIDVAIETGDIVLMRGDLRGVLTAIRLSKATVRNIKQNLFWAFAYNVLGIPVAAGLLHAFGGPTLSPMIAGAAMAASSVSVVSNALRLRFFKG; translated from the coding sequence ATGGAAAAAAGAACGGTCCCGGTCAAGGGGATGCACTGCGCCTCATGTTCCAGCCGCATCGAGCGCGCGGTGGGGCAAATGCCAGGTGTTTCGCAGGCCAGCGTCAACCTGGCCAGTGAAACCATGGAAGTGGCTTTCGACCCGGCGGCGGTCACCCTCCCGGTTATCGCGGAGCGGGTGAAGGAGCTTGGCTTCGAGGCAGTGCTCCCCGAAACCTCCGGTGTCGTGCGTTTGGCCATTGGGGGCATGCACTGCGCCTCCTGTTCCAGGCGCATAGAAAAGGTGGTGGGAGACTTAAGTGGCGTGGCCGCCATGAGGGTCAACCTGGCCACGGAGACCGGCGAGGTGGAACTTCTGCCTCAAGGCCCCACCCTTGATGTGGTGATCGGCACCATTGCCGGGCTTGGGTTCACGGCCACTCCCCTGCAAGACGAAGACGAATCGCTCTACGAGGCGCAGCAGCGTGAATCCGCTGAAAAACTTGCGGCTCAGAAACGGGCTCTCGGCCCGCAGCTGGTTCTCGGCGCTCTGGTGCTCACTGTGGCCATGGGACCCATGGTCGGCCTTCCGCTGCCGTCGTTCATGGCCCCGCAGAGCGCCCCGGCGGCATACGCCCTGCTCCAGCTGGCCCTGACCGCCCCCCTGATCTGGCTCGGTCGCCGCTTCTACACCGGCGGCATCCCAGCGCTTTTGCGAGGCGGGCCCAACATGGATTCGCTCATCGCCCTGGGAACGGGCGCGGCATTCGCGGCCTCGCTGTGGAGCACCCTGGAAATTCTCCTGGGCCATGATGCCGGCCACAAGGTCCACGAACTCTATTACGAGTCGGCCGCGGTGATCATAGCGCTTATTTCCCTGGGCAAGTATTTCGAATCCCGCTCCAAGGCCCAGACCACGGCAGCGGTGCGTTCGCTTTTGTCCCTGGCTCCGGATACCGCAACGCTCATTACGAATGGGGCCATGTCCACTGTTCCGGTGAACAAGGTCCGGCCTGGTGACATGGTACTGGTAAAGCCCGGCGAGAGGGTTCCGGTGGACGGGGTGGTGGTGGAGGGAGTCTCGGAAGTGGACGAATCCATGCTCACAGGAGAGAGCCTGCCGGTCGCCAAGGCAGCTGGAGACCTGCTGAACTCCGGAACGTTCAACACCGTTGGAGCGCTTACCATGCGGGCCGAGCGGGTGGGCCAGGACACGGTGCTGGCCCGCATCATCAGGCTGGTCAGGGAGGCTCAGGGCTCCAAGGCACCCATCGCCAGCCTGGCTGACCGGGTAAGCCTGTATTTCGTTCCGGTGGTAATGGCCCTGGCTGTGGGCGCGGCCCTGGCCTGGCTCATAGCTGGCGAGGGCTGGCCGTTCGCCCTGCGCATCTTCGTTTCGGTCATGGTCATCGCCTGCCCGTGCGCCATGGGATTGGCCACCCCCACGTCCATCATGGTGGGAACCGGGCGCGGAGCCCGGCTCGGAGTGCTCATAAAGAGCGGGCGGGCCCTGGAGGCCGCCAGCGCTGTGAGCGCCGTGGTTCTGGACAAGACAGGCACGCTGACCCTTGGCAAGCCCCTTCTTACCGATGTGATCCCCTTGGCCGAAGAGACCAGCCAGCACGTTCTGGCTCAGGCCGCAGCGGTGGAGATGCTCTCGGCCCATCCTCTGGGTCAGGCCGTGGTGCAGGCGGCCCAGGTGCGCCAGCTCGATATTCCGCCCGCATCGGAGGGCGTGGCTGTGCCCGGGCAGGGAGTGGCCGCCAAGGTGATTGGAACTCGCGTACTGGTTGGGCGTCTCGGCTGGCTCGCCGGGGAAGGGGTATTGCGGCCGGAAGATATTGAATCCCAGGGGGCAACGCTTGCGGCTGCGGGCAAAACCCCGCTTTACGTGGCCGAGTCCGGCCGGGTGATCGGCATCCTGGCCGTGGCCGACGCCCTGCGGCCAGAATCCCCCGGAGTGGTGAGCGAGCTTTCTTCCATGGGCATCCGGGTTGTCATGCTCACCGGAGACAACACTCGCACGGCCAAAGCGGTGGCCTTGGCGGCTGGCGTCTCTGAAGTGCAGTCCGAGATGCCGCCAGAGGGCAAGGCTGCCACGGTGAACGCGCTTAGGGCTGAGGGACTCACAGTGGCCATGGTGGGGGACGGGATAAACGACGCCCCGGCCTTGGCAGCGGCGGACGTGGGGATCTCCATGGGCACGGGCATAGATGTGGCCATCGAAACCGGGGACATCGTGCTCATGCGCGGAGATCTGCGCGGAGTTTTGACAGCGATAAGGCTT
- the corA gene encoding magnesium/cobalt transporter CorA, producing MFEYLRRRSKTAGHPPGTPMYMGADRTDPVKVEMITYDAGGAESVFPKHLSECSCFGDGPKVTWINIDGLHDMTVVNQAAEVFKIHPLVMEDIVHTGQRPKMEELRDGNLFVIVTMLTYNEKEHRIEDEQVSFILGKHYLLTFQEKPGGDVFGEVRKRVLSQKGRVCTLGPDYLMYALMDAVADNYFVVLERMGEDIEDIEEKLLSSPKPQHLEALHGLRREALYLRKYIFPLREVVAKLEKGGTDLIKDNTIFYLRDLYDHTIQVMDTVETFRDMLASMVELYLSNISLKMNEIMKVLAMFASLFTPLTFLAGLYGMNFKHMPELEWEWGYYGVLCVMGTTAVCMLFFFRRKGWIGKASR from the coding sequence ATGTTCGAATACCTCCGCCGCCGAAGCAAGACCGCCGGCCACCCCCCCGGAACTCCCATGTACATGGGCGCGGATCGCACCGACCCCGTCAAGGTTGAGATGATCACCTACGACGCGGGCGGGGCCGAATCCGTTTTTCCCAAGCACCTCAGCGAATGTTCCTGCTTTGGCGACGGTCCCAAGGTCACCTGGATCAACATCGACGGCCTTCACGACATGACGGTGGTCAACCAGGCGGCCGAAGTCTTCAAAATCCATCCCCTGGTGATGGAGGATATCGTTCATACCGGGCAGAGACCTAAAATGGAGGAACTGCGCGACGGGAACCTCTTCGTCATCGTAACCATGCTCACCTACAATGAGAAGGAACACCGTATCGAGGACGAGCAGGTGAGTTTCATTCTGGGCAAGCACTACCTGCTCACCTTCCAGGAGAAGCCCGGAGGCGACGTGTTCGGCGAAGTGCGCAAGCGCGTCCTGTCTCAGAAGGGGAGAGTGTGTACGCTCGGGCCGGACTATCTGATGTACGCGCTCATGGACGCAGTGGCCGACAATTACTTCGTTGTGCTGGAGCGCATGGGCGAGGATATAGAGGACATCGAGGAAAAGCTCCTGAGTTCCCCCAAACCGCAGCATCTGGAAGCGCTGCACGGGCTTCGCCGCGAGGCGCTCTATCTGCGCAAGTACATCTTCCCCCTGCGCGAGGTGGTGGCCAAGCTGGAAAAGGGCGGTACCGACCTGATCAAGGACAATACCATATTTTACCTTCGCGACCTGTACGACCACACCATCCAGGTGATGGACACGGTGGAGACCTTCAGGGACATGCTGGCCAGCATGGTGGAGCTTTACCTCTCCAACATCAGCTTGAAAATGAACGAGATCATGAAGGTGCTGGCAATGTTCGCCAGCCTGTTCACTCCCCTGACCTTCCTGGCCGGGCTCTATGGAATGAACTTCAAGCACATGCCGGAGCTTGAGTGGGAGTGGGGGTACTACGGGGTGCTTTGCGTCATGGGCACCACGGCCGTGTGCATGCTCTTCTTCTTCAGACGCAAGGGGTGGATCGGTAAGGCTAGCCGGTAA
- a CDS encoding sirohydrochlorin cobaltochelatase: MVRHPPPMNKPESVLVLAAHGSSHPLARLSLDGFTALVRRAHPGIRVLLAYTALRRTGNHPALNSGSGLAEVLAELEHLGPIAVRVQSLHVIAGDEFDRMREMLDDFSRRCGAAHTLSGPLLGGPEDIYGVANALVKSVGTLRQDESAVLMGHGTTHEAQDLYRSLAECLKGILPSARLGVLEAADPADPLSIQAIASDLHGRGVRSAKLIPFLTVAGRHAHKDLAGDQPGSWKSVLAEHTIATQPDLAGLLERQAFAAIWLKRLGSLLTG, from the coding sequence TTGGTACGCCACCCTCCTCCCATGAACAAACCCGAATCCGTTCTCGTTCTGGCCGCCCACGGCTCCTCGCACCCCTTGGCGCGCCTGTCCTTGGACGGCTTCACCGCGCTCGTTCGCCGGGCACACCCAGGCATCCGCGTTCTTCTGGCCTATACCGCTTTGCGGCGCACCGGCAACCATCCGGCGCTAAATTCGGGAAGCGGACTAGCAGAGGTGCTTGCAGAACTCGAACATCTGGGACCGATTGCCGTGCGCGTGCAATCCCTGCACGTCATCGCCGGGGACGAATTCGACCGCATGCGCGAGATGTTGGACGATTTCTCCCGGCGTTGCGGCGCGGCGCACACTCTTTCTGGCCCGCTGCTTGGAGGGCCGGAAGACATTTACGGCGTGGCTAACGCACTGGTTAAGAGTGTGGGAACGCTTAGGCAGGACGAATCCGCGGTGCTCATGGGCCACGGAACCACCCATGAGGCCCAGGACCTCTACCGCAGTCTGGCGGAATGCCTGAAGGGAATACTTCCCTCCGCCCGCTTGGGCGTACTGGAAGCCGCCGACCCGGCCGATCCGCTCTCCATCCAGGCCATTGCCAGCGACCTGCACGGGCGCGGCGTGCGATCTGCAAAGCTGATCCCGTTTCTCACCGTGGCCGGACGCCACGCCCATAAGGACCTGGCCGGGGACCAGCCCGGCTCTTGGAAGTCTGTACTGGCCGAACACACGATTGCAACCCAGCCCGATCTGGCCGGACTCCTTGAGCGTCAGGCCTTTGCCGCCATATGGCTCAAGAGACTGGGCTCCCTTCTTACCGGCTAG